One segment of Streptomyces sp. NBC_01463 DNA contains the following:
- a CDS encoding fatty acyl-AMP ligase: MTRFRTFTELVLTRTAELGAEDAFIFLRDDAGGSAPEHLTYAGLDREARRIASWLQDSGAAGRQVLLLYPSGTDFIKAFTACLYAGAVAVPATLPTEQGQHFARVSGILRDAEVRAVLTDSANAPEISAWLAAEGMTDVVCLATDDVSAGDAGAYTETTVTPQDLAFLQYTSGSTSEPKGVMVSHANLLANEAAIQRSAGTTAESRFGGWLPFYHDMGLIGHILHPLYIGGSAALMSPTSFLRRPYRWLRMIDDHGVTIGGGPNFAFDLCVRRISDEQLSTLDLSRWVTAANGAEPIRRETVQAFTERFAPAGFRAESFFPCYGMAETTLLVSGTPLGLSPVNRAVDPAALEQGRLADPADDGRSRTLVSSGVVHAEDFEVRIVDPETFLEQPAGGVGEIWVKGESVASGYWKRPLTNEEIFDAHITGADGSPDEGGWLRTGDLGALEGGQLYVTGRLKEIVIFAGRNLYPQDVERAVQSSDSSLGLGSGAVFSVETDREHLIIVQEVRASAVSTDLRAVATGAQALIGKEFNVSAGNVMLVRPGTIRKTTSGKIQRTLMRKLFLQGAITPLYEVLEPAVREVVADATDRPLEAAV; the protein is encoded by the coding sequence TTGACACGCTTCCGAACCTTTACGGAACTCGTCCTGACGCGCACCGCCGAGCTCGGTGCCGAGGACGCCTTCATCTTCCTGCGGGACGACGCCGGCGGTTCGGCCCCGGAGCACCTGACGTACGCCGGACTCGACCGGGAAGCGCGCCGGATCGCCTCGTGGCTGCAGGACAGCGGGGCCGCCGGCCGCCAGGTGCTGCTGCTCTACCCCTCGGGCACCGACTTCATCAAGGCGTTCACCGCGTGCCTGTACGCGGGGGCCGTCGCGGTGCCCGCCACGCTCCCCACCGAGCAGGGCCAGCACTTCGCCCGCGTCTCCGGCATCCTGCGGGACGCCGAGGTGCGCGCGGTGCTCACCGACTCCGCCAACGCCCCGGAGATATCCGCCTGGCTGGCGGCCGAGGGCATGACGGACGTCGTCTGCCTGGCCACCGACGACGTGTCGGCCGGCGACGCCGGTGCCTACACCGAGACGACGGTGACGCCGCAGGACCTGGCGTTCCTGCAGTACACATCGGGATCGACCAGTGAGCCCAAGGGCGTCATGGTCAGCCACGCCAACCTGCTGGCCAACGAGGCGGCGATCCAGCGCTCGGCCGGCACCACCGCCGAGTCCCGCTTCGGCGGCTGGCTGCCCTTCTACCACGACATGGGACTCATCGGGCACATCCTGCACCCGCTCTACATCGGCGGCTCGGCGGCCCTGATGTCCCCGACGTCCTTCCTCAGGCGGCCCTACCGCTGGCTCCGGATGATCGACGACCACGGCGTGACCATCGGCGGCGGGCCCAACTTCGCCTTCGACCTGTGCGTGCGCCGCATCAGCGACGAGCAGCTGTCCACCCTGGACCTGTCCCGGTGGGTGACCGCGGCCAACGGGGCCGAGCCCATCCGGCGCGAGACGGTGCAGGCCTTCACCGAGCGCTTCGCGCCGGCCGGATTCCGGGCCGAGTCCTTCTTCCCCTGCTACGGCATGGCCGAGACGACACTGCTGGTGTCCGGCACCCCGCTCGGCCTCAGCCCGGTGAACCGGGCCGTGGACCCGGCCGCCCTGGAGCAGGGCCGGCTCGCCGACCCGGCGGACGACGGCCGCTCCCGGACCCTGGTCAGCAGCGGCGTGGTGCACGCCGAGGACTTCGAGGTGCGGATCGTCGATCCGGAGACCTTCCTGGAGCAGCCGGCAGGCGGCGTCGGGGAGATCTGGGTCAAGGGCGAGAGTGTCGCGAGCGGCTACTGGAAGCGCCCGCTGACCAACGAGGAGATCTTCGACGCGCACATCACCGGCGCCGACGGCAGCCCCGACGAGGGCGGCTGGCTGCGCACCGGTGACCTCGGCGCCCTGGAGGGCGGGCAGTTGTACGTCACCGGCCGGCTCAAGGAGATCGTCATCTTCGCCGGCCGCAACCTCTACCCGCAGGACGTCGAACGCGCCGTCCAGTCCAGCGACTCCTCGCTGGGCCTCGGCTCGGGCGCGGTGTTCTCGGTGGAGACCGACCGGGAGCACCTGATCATCGTCCAGGAGGTCCGGGCCAGCGCCGTCAGCACCGACCTGCGCGCGGTCGCCACCGGCGCCCAGGCGCTGATCGGCAAGGAGTTCAACGTCTCCGCGGGCAACGTGATGCTGGTGCGGCCCGGCACCATCCGCAAGACCACCAGCGGCAAGATCCAGCGCACCCTGATGCGCAAGCTGTTCCTGCAGGGCGCGATCACCCCGCTCTACGAGGTGCTCGAACCCGCCGTCCGGGAGGTCGTCGCCGATGCCACCGACCGCCCACTGGAAGCGGCGGTCTGA
- a CDS encoding acyl-CoA/acyl-ACP dehydrogenase — MEHPPYRLAEELDRFLGDPGDPAGPFSHVRCVELDEKEEFPADICRLLEEWGLTDYYVPAEHGGRLHSYEQVLQLMRTVARRDLTVAVGHGKTYLGGVCVWVSGTPEQARRLGADVRAGVPVSLGLTERAHGSDLLAGDVAGTGEEAGWLVSGEKWLINNATRGSLLSLLTRTDPAGGPRGFSVLLVDKRKLGKGSYRHLPKVRTHGIRGADISGIAFDGALVDRQDLVGTEGGGLETVLKALQLTRTMCASLSLGAADHGLRIAADFAEERELYGRRLIDLPQARSVLSAAAADVLLHEALAVFAARAVHTQTDELSVTAAVTKYLLPSGTEGVLSALTRVLGARAFLKGVYAGGMFQKIERDHRIVGLFDGNTLVNLNSLVNQFRSLVRGRRRGTGDEAGAVAAYDLSVPVPPLDPARLSLVARHGSGVLAGLDASVAELRRRAEDDPALRGAVESAERLVAVERRVHTEMESRQGLIGDVPPEVFDLARRYTLCYAAAACIGLWVHSSGLAAGGATAALWQDGLWLRAALDRILERLGEPGSGDPEAYEGLLAHLRAGRRTGELFSLLPQQLPGRLPLNHTGATAGTS, encoded by the coding sequence ATGGAGCATCCGCCCTACCGGCTCGCCGAGGAGCTCGACCGCTTCCTCGGCGACCCCGGCGACCCCGCCGGCCCGTTCTCCCACGTGCGCTGTGTGGAGCTGGACGAGAAGGAGGAGTTCCCCGCCGACATCTGCCGCCTGCTGGAGGAATGGGGTCTCACCGACTACTACGTCCCGGCCGAGCACGGCGGGCGGCTGCACAGCTACGAACAGGTGCTGCAGCTCATGCGGACCGTCGCCCGCCGGGATCTGACCGTGGCCGTCGGCCACGGCAAGACCTACCTCGGCGGGGTGTGCGTATGGGTGTCGGGCACGCCCGAGCAGGCCCGCCGGCTCGGTGCGGACGTCCGGGCCGGTGTGCCGGTCTCGCTCGGGCTCACCGAGCGGGCCCACGGCAGCGACCTGCTGGCCGGTGACGTGGCGGGTACGGGCGAGGAGGCGGGCTGGCTGGTCAGCGGCGAGAAGTGGCTGATCAACAACGCCACCCGGGGCAGCCTGCTCTCCCTGCTCACCCGCACCGATCCGGCGGGCGGCCCGCGCGGGTTCAGCGTGCTCCTGGTCGACAAGAGGAAGCTCGGCAAGGGCAGTTACCGCCACCTCCCCAAGGTCCGCACCCACGGCATCCGGGGGGCCGACATCTCCGGTATCGCCTTCGACGGCGCCCTGGTGGACCGGCAGGACCTGGTCGGCACCGAGGGCGGCGGCCTGGAGACGGTCCTCAAGGCTCTTCAGCTCACCCGCACCATGTGCGCGTCCCTGTCGCTCGGCGCCGCCGACCACGGGCTGCGGATCGCCGCGGACTTCGCCGAGGAGCGTGAGCTGTACGGACGCCGTCTGATCGACCTCCCGCAGGCCAGGTCGGTGCTGAGCGCCGCGGCCGCCGACGTGCTGCTGCACGAGGCGCTCGCCGTGTTCGCGGCCCGGGCCGTGCACACCCAGACGGACGAGCTCAGCGTCACCGCGGCCGTCACCAAGTACCTGCTGCCCAGCGGCACCGAGGGCGTGCTCTCCGCGCTGACCCGGGTGCTCGGCGCCCGCGCCTTCCTCAAGGGCGTGTACGCGGGCGGGATGTTCCAGAAGATCGAGCGCGACCACCGGATCGTCGGCCTCTTCGACGGGAACACCCTGGTCAACCTCAACTCTCTGGTCAACCAGTTCCGTTCGCTGGTACGCGGCAGGCGGCGCGGCACCGGAGACGAGGCGGGAGCGGTGGCCGCCTACGACCTTTCGGTGCCGGTCCCGCCGCTGGACCCGGCCCGGCTCTCCCTGGTGGCCCGGCACGGCAGCGGCGTACTGGCCGGCCTGGACGCGTCCGTCGCCGAGCTGCGCCGGCGCGCCGAGGACGACCCGGCCCTGCGCGGCGCCGTCGAGTCCGCCGAGCGGCTGGTCGCCGTGGAGCGCCGGGTGCACACCGAGATGGAGAGCCGGCAGGGCCTGATCGGTGATGTGCCGCCCGAGGTCTTCGACCTGGCGCGCCGGTACACGCTCTGCTACGCGGCGGCGGCCTGCATCGGACTGTGGGTGCACAGCTCGGGCCTGGCGGCCGGCGGCGCCACCGCCGCGCTGTGGCAGGACGGCCTGTGGCTGCGTGCCGCGCTCGACCGGATCCTCGAACGTCTCGGTGAGCCCGGCAGCGGTGACCCCGAGGCGTACGAAGGGCTGCTGGCGCATCTGCGGGCCGGCCGCCGGACCGGAGAGCTGTTCTCGCTGCTGCCCCAGCAGCTGCCGGGACGGCTCCCGCTGAACCACACCGGCGCAACTGCCGGAACGAGCTGA